The following proteins are co-located in the Vespa velutina chromosome 20, iVesVel2.1, whole genome shotgun sequence genome:
- the LOC124956121 gene encoding guanine nucleotide-releasing factor 2 isoform X2, which translates to MPQYDESFLDSPIFRRRVRTYFVQKKSSTKSRSFKNTSVPLLLAVTDLNNDFSDSLSICSTQGKNKGCAFIENEKNKITESNEERSNGKARGGKLARRARSFKEDFLEKLSHMRSPGSGGTGAGGAESVVGGAGRASSPSSPRAPRDKNGVTGIGLGTGGTSSSSSGKDSNNAAGLEKNPLRDLHVHVRQVQLALLHFRDVVSKKKLEMLPGNGTVVLDTVTTIHTVLKSYLLYENSSTLGSATNQVYQALAQLLKLCDDVLLHGDQSSALDTENVTHIIGLVEEAVKNLVSLAHEKISNRQKPVSITINNRASGYGLELAPQRNSLPDIPLTPREREILEQTAANNSLVRSSHSSESILRDSSPPPKPPLPDRTNVCFSEENSSSGTPPPLPPKRRTRTQQLLDESESFLASSLDRVSLRSRSPEDSSSILSASAGSLDSALNHSRDEDEIRAIMGPNDESLNDSMDLSLIATIKSMQVNGTSNCACWDSSESSIPSTMLLGQQTPQEILNPFTGIDGKIERFSTQTHESGFVSMHSQRSSSQSYTTASSTTSKRSSQQSSISYSSQTFSTQQQSLYQQKFTSDSNGSVFMQKTMSSSKSTTDNMNITGSGDAVMLEKLKNEMESITISDANGIPPALPEKRSKRRRERQPSQYDNVPENEHLSTCSLHTSNGDSSDTNKPPPLPLKKKHMFQSVAYSVMAYMEMFGNCSHSNNDFISGLGTRHSVAAYNSMQAEWQQHEMALTTTQSCSFMAHTVTNLHDTTSVSISMTPSITEITNNSSLPPALPPKRSRSIKSNATPSIVSPKPTISMQSIHTSDSILSSTPVKIDEPPSYNDAFLDKKDVVSSTPVKLNITGTALDIALPTSRPASNALSSVSISDNTLELRDIDQDDNILEELDISKYLVFKKSDEEGPDIRGGHPDALLIHATKANKHDFLYQEAFLTTYRTFMQPLELIQKLHKRHQRFSCSPDVTKQRAAREAFSLLVRVVSDLTMSDLDDTLLQTLMEFVQQLVCSGDLTMAKALRVKILEKHAAKQLQYAQPILSSLSVTTKQASLLDFKSEQIAEQMTLLDADLFMKIEIPEVLIWAQEQNEERSPNLTRFTEHFNKMSYWARSRILEHRLENEAKDREKYVVKFIKIMKHLRKINNFNSYLALLSALDSAPIRRLEWQKHITEGLKEYCALIDSSSSFRAYRQALAETQPPCIPYIGLVLQDLTFVHIGNSDLLPDGTINFSKRWQQFNIVENMKRFKKGTYSFKKHDRIITFFNNFSDFLCEEAMWQISESIKPRGGKKVQSQN; encoded by the exons ATGCCACAATATGACGAATCTTTTCTCGATTCGCCAATCTTCAGACGACGTGTACGAACTTATTTCGTACAAAAGAAATCCTCGACGAAATCAAGATCGTTCAAGAATACGTCTGTACCTTTGTTGTTGGCCGTGACCGATCTCAATAACGATTTCTCTGATTCGCTTTCGATCTGCAGTACGCAAG GGAAAAACAAAGGATGCGCATTCATTGAAAATG aaaaaaataaaattacagaaAGCAACGAGGAACGTTCAAACGGAAAGGCGCGCGGCGGTAAGCTCGCGCGTCGAGCACGCTCCTTTAAGGAGGACTTTTTGGAGAAGCTTTCACACATGCGTTCTCCGGGTAGCGGTGGTACAGGGGCAGGCGGCGCAGAGAGCGTCGTAGGAGGAGCCGGCCGAGCAAGTTCACCTTCGTCGCCACGAGCACCGCGTGATAAAAATGGAGTTACTGGAATTGGACTTGGAACAGGTGGaacatcgtcgtcatcgtcaggAAAGGATAGTAATAATGCAGCTGGTCTTGAAAAAAATCCTTTACGAGACTTGCATGTTCACGTGAGACAAGTACAGCTTGCTCTTCTGCATTTTCGGGATGTTgtctcgaaaaagaaattggaaatGTTGCCAGGTAATGGGACAGTGGTTCTCGACACTGTTACCACCATACACACGGTACTCAAGTCCTATCTTCTCTATGAAaatag TTCCACGCTAGGATCCGCAACCAATCAAGTTTATCAAGCACTCGCTCAGTTATTAAAGCTTTGCGACGATGTCTTGTTACACGGCGATCAATCTTCTGCTTTGGATACCGAAAATGTTACCCATATTATCGGTTTGGTCGAAGAAGCAGTTAAGAATTTGGTTTCCCTTGCTCATGAGAAGATTTCTAATCGACAGAAACCTGTTAGCATTACGATTAACAATCG TGCATCGGGTTATGGATTGGAACTTGCTCCTCAGAGGAACTCGCTGCCGGATATACCTTTAACAccaagggaaagagagatctTAGAACAGACCGCTGCCAACAATAGTCTTGTTCGAAGTTCTCATAGTTCTGAATCTATTTTAAGGGATTCGAGTCCACCACCAAAACCTCCTCTTCCTGATAG AACGAACGTATGCTTCTCCGAAGAAAACAGTTCGTCAGGTACACCACCACCTTTACCACCGAAAAGAAGAACCAGAACTCAACAATTGCTCGACGAGTCTGAGAGTTTCTTAGCATCTAGTCTCGATAGGGTTTCCTTGCGTAGTCGATCACCGGAAgactcttcttctattttaagTGCATCAGCTGGTAGTTTGGATTCTGCTTTAAATCATTCGCGTGACGAGGATGAAATTCGAGCGATCATGGGACCAAACGATGAGTCTCTCAATGATAGTATGGATCTCAGTCTTATAGCTACCATTAAAA GTATGCAAGTTAATGGGACCTCTAATTGTGCTTGTTGGGATAGTTCTGAAAGCAGTATACCAAGTACTATGTTACTAGGACAACAAACACCGCAAGAAATTCTTAATCCGTTCACCG GTATTgatggaaaaatagaaagattttCAACCCAAACACATGAATCCGGTTTTGTGTCGATGCATTCTCAAAGAAGTTCTTCTCAAAGTTACACGACTGCTTCTAGTACAACTTCAAAAAGGTCATCGCAACAAAGCAGTATCAGTTATAGTTCCCAAACGTTTAGTACCCAACAACAATCTCTTTATCAACAAAAGTTTACATCTGATAGCAATGGTTCTGTTTTCATGCAAAAAACAATGAGCAGCTCTAAAAGTACCACggataatatgaatataacgGGAAGTGGCGATGCCGTTAtgttagaaaaattgaaaaat GAAATGGAATCAATTACTATATCCGATGCTAATGGAATACCACCTGCATTGCCAGAAAAACGATCTAAACGGAGAAGAGAACGTCAACCGTCGCAATACGACAATGTACCTGAAAATGAACATTTGTCTACTTGCAGTTTGCACACCAGTAACGGCGACAGTTCGGATACCAATAAACCACCACCTCTTCcgctgaaaaaaaaacata TGTTCCAATCAGTGGCATATTCTG TTATGGCATACATGGAGATGTTTGGAAATTGCTCTCACAGCAACAACGACTTCATTTCTGGCCTTGGAACTCGTCATTCTGTAGCAGCTTACAATTCCATGCAAGCAGAATGGCAGCAACATGAAATGGCACTCACTACGACTCAATCTTGTTCTTTTATGGCTCATACGGTAACTAACTTGCATGACACCACAAG cGTTTCTATATCTATGACTCCAAGCATTAcggaaataacaaataattctaGTCTTCCTCCGGCTTTACCACCAAAGAGATCACGATCTATCAAATCAAATGCTACACCTTCGATAGTTTCACCAAAGCCTACGATTAGTATGCAAAGCATACATACATCTGATTCAATTTTATCATCGACTCCTGTCAAAATTGATGAGCCGCCGTCATATAATGATGCTtttcttgataaaaaagatgttGTATCGTCAACTCCAGTGAAATTG aatatcaCCGGTACTGCATTAGACATAGCATTACCAACTTCCAGACCTGCAAGTAATGCTCTTTCTTCTGTATCCATTAGCGATAACACTTTGGAATTAAGGGATATAGATCAGGATGATAATATATTGGAAGAATTAGATATCAGTAAATATttagtttttaaaaaatctgaTGAAGAAGGACCCGATATACGTGGTGGACATCCTGATGCATTATTAATTCATGCTACCAAAGCAAATAAGCatg ACTTTTTATATCAGGAAGCTTTTCTGACAACATACAGAACATTTATGCAACCGCttgaattaattcaaaaattacATAAACGACATCAACGTTTTTCCTGTTCTCCAGATGTTACGAAGCAACGAGCAGCTCGAGAAGCTTTCTCCCTATTAGTTAGAGTAGTCAGTGATTTAAC TATGTCAGATCTTGACGATACCTTATTACAAACTTTAATGGAATTCGTACAGCAATTAGTATGCAGTGGTGATTTAACAATGGCTAAAGCTTTACGAgtgaaaatattagaaaagcaTGCCGCTAAGCAATTACAATACGCACAACcaattttatcttctctcaGTGTAACGACGAAACAAGCATCACTTCTAGATTTTAAAAGCGAACAAATCGCAGAACAAATGACTCTATTAGACGcagatttatttatgaaaattgaaattccTGAGGTATTAATTTGGGCTCAGGAacaaaatgaagagagaagtCCAAATCTTACAAGATTCACagaacattttaataaaatgtcatATTGGGCTAGATCCAGGATATTAGAGCATAGATTGGAGAACGAAGCtaaggatagagaaaaatatgttgtcaagttcattaaaataatgaaacatcttagaaaaataaataattttaatagttatCTTGCCTTGCTTTCTGCATTAGACAGTGCACCAATTAGAAGACTTGAATGGCAGAAGCATATTACGGAAGGTTTGAAGGAATATTGTGCTCTTATCGATAGTTCAAGCAGTTTTCGAGCATATAGGCAAGCTTTAGCAGAAACTCAACCACCATGCATCCCATATAT TGGGCTTGTGTTACAAGACCTTACATTTGTGCATATTGGGAACAGTGATTTGTTACCGGACGGTACtatcaatttttctaaaagatggcaacaatttaatattgttgAAAATATGAAGAGATTCAAAAAAGG tACATACTCCTTCAAGAAACACGATCGTATTATTACGTTCTTCAACAACTTCAGTGATTTCCTCTGTGAGGAAGCAATGTGGCAAATTTCTGAAAGTATTAAGCCACGTGGTGGAAAGAAAGTTCAATCGCAAAACTAG
- the LOC124956121 gene encoding guanine nucleotide-releasing factor 2 isoform X5, giving the protein MPQYDESFLDSPIFRRRVRTYFVQKKSSTKSRSFKNTSVPLLLAVTDLNNDFSDSLSICSTQESNEERSNGKARGGKLARRARSFKEDFLEKLSHMRSPGSGGTGAGGAESVVGGAGRASSPSSPRAPRDKNGVTGIGLGTGGTSSSSSGKDSNNAAGLEKNPLRDLHVHVRQVQLALLHFRDVVSKKKLEMLPGNGTVVLDTVTTIHTVLKSYLLYENSSTLGSATNQVYQALAQLLKLCDDVLLHGDQSSALDTENVTHIIGLVEEAVKNLVSLAHEKISNRQKPVSITINNRASGYGLELAPQRNSLPDIPLTPREREILEQTAANNSLVRSSHSSESILRDSSPPPKPPLPDRTNVCFSEENSSSGTPPPLPPKRRTRTQQLLDESESFLASSLDRVSLRSRSPEDSSSILSASAGSLDSALNHSRDEDEIRAIMGPNDESLNDSMDLSLIATIKSMQVNGTSNCACWDSSESSIPSTMLLGQQTPQEILNPFTGIDGKIERFSTQTHESGFVSMHSQRSSSQSYTTASSTTSKRSSQQSSISYSSQTFSTQQQSLYQQKFTSDSNGSVFMQKTMSSSKSTTDNMNITGSGDAVMLEKLKNEMESITISDANGIPPALPEKRSKRRRERQPSQYDNVPENEHLSTCSLHTSNGDSSDTNKPPPLPLKKKHMFQSVAYSVMAYMEMFGNCSHSNNDFISGLGTRHSVAAYNSMQAEWQQHEMALTTTQSCSFMAHTVTNLHDTTSVSISMTPSITEITNNSSLPPALPPKRSRSIKSNATPSIVSPKPTISMQSIHTSDSILSSTPVKIDEPPSYNDAFLDKKDVVSSTPVKLNITGTALDIALPTSRPASNALSSVSISDNTLELRDIDQDDNILEELDISKYLVFKKSDEEGPDIRGGHPDALLIHATKANKHDEKESDFLYQEAFLTTYRTFMQPLELIQKLHKRHQRFSCSPDVTKQRAAREAFSLLVRVVSDLTMSDLDDTLLQTLMEFVQQLVCSGDLTMAKALRVKILEKHAAKQLQYAQPILSSLSVTTKQASLLDFKSEQIAEQMTLLDADLFMKIEIPEVLIWAQEQNEERSPNLTRFTEHFNKMSYWARSRILEHRLENEAKDREKYVVKFIKIMKHLRKINNFNSYLALLSALDSAPIRRLEWQKHITEGLKEYCALIDSSSSFRAYRQALAETQPPCIPYIGLVLQDLTFVHIGNSDLLPDGTINFSKRWQQFNIVENMKRFKKGTYSFKKHDRIITFFNNFSDFLCEEAMWQISESIKPRGGKKVQSQN; this is encoded by the exons ATGCCACAATATGACGAATCTTTTCTCGATTCGCCAATCTTCAGACGACGTGTACGAACTTATTTCGTACAAAAGAAATCCTCGACGAAATCAAGATCGTTCAAGAATACGTCTGTACCTTTGTTGTTGGCCGTGACCGATCTCAATAACGATTTCTCTGATTCGCTTTCGATCTGCAGTACGCAAG aaAGCAACGAGGAACGTTCAAACGGAAAGGCGCGCGGCGGTAAGCTCGCGCGTCGAGCACGCTCCTTTAAGGAGGACTTTTTGGAGAAGCTTTCACACATGCGTTCTCCGGGTAGCGGTGGTACAGGGGCAGGCGGCGCAGAGAGCGTCGTAGGAGGAGCCGGCCGAGCAAGTTCACCTTCGTCGCCACGAGCACCGCGTGATAAAAATGGAGTTACTGGAATTGGACTTGGAACAGGTGGaacatcgtcgtcatcgtcaggAAAGGATAGTAATAATGCAGCTGGTCTTGAAAAAAATCCTTTACGAGACTTGCATGTTCACGTGAGACAAGTACAGCTTGCTCTTCTGCATTTTCGGGATGTTgtctcgaaaaagaaattggaaatGTTGCCAGGTAATGGGACAGTGGTTCTCGACACTGTTACCACCATACACACGGTACTCAAGTCCTATCTTCTCTATGAAaatag TTCCACGCTAGGATCCGCAACCAATCAAGTTTATCAAGCACTCGCTCAGTTATTAAAGCTTTGCGACGATGTCTTGTTACACGGCGATCAATCTTCTGCTTTGGATACCGAAAATGTTACCCATATTATCGGTTTGGTCGAAGAAGCAGTTAAGAATTTGGTTTCCCTTGCTCATGAGAAGATTTCTAATCGACAGAAACCTGTTAGCATTACGATTAACAATCG TGCATCGGGTTATGGATTGGAACTTGCTCCTCAGAGGAACTCGCTGCCGGATATACCTTTAACAccaagggaaagagagatctTAGAACAGACCGCTGCCAACAATAGTCTTGTTCGAAGTTCTCATAGTTCTGAATCTATTTTAAGGGATTCGAGTCCACCACCAAAACCTCCTCTTCCTGATAG AACGAACGTATGCTTCTCCGAAGAAAACAGTTCGTCAGGTACACCACCACCTTTACCACCGAAAAGAAGAACCAGAACTCAACAATTGCTCGACGAGTCTGAGAGTTTCTTAGCATCTAGTCTCGATAGGGTTTCCTTGCGTAGTCGATCACCGGAAgactcttcttctattttaagTGCATCAGCTGGTAGTTTGGATTCTGCTTTAAATCATTCGCGTGACGAGGATGAAATTCGAGCGATCATGGGACCAAACGATGAGTCTCTCAATGATAGTATGGATCTCAGTCTTATAGCTACCATTAAAA GTATGCAAGTTAATGGGACCTCTAATTGTGCTTGTTGGGATAGTTCTGAAAGCAGTATACCAAGTACTATGTTACTAGGACAACAAACACCGCAAGAAATTCTTAATCCGTTCACCG GTATTgatggaaaaatagaaagattttCAACCCAAACACATGAATCCGGTTTTGTGTCGATGCATTCTCAAAGAAGTTCTTCTCAAAGTTACACGACTGCTTCTAGTACAACTTCAAAAAGGTCATCGCAACAAAGCAGTATCAGTTATAGTTCCCAAACGTTTAGTACCCAACAACAATCTCTTTATCAACAAAAGTTTACATCTGATAGCAATGGTTCTGTTTTCATGCAAAAAACAATGAGCAGCTCTAAAAGTACCACggataatatgaatataacgGGAAGTGGCGATGCCGTTAtgttagaaaaattgaaaaat GAAATGGAATCAATTACTATATCCGATGCTAATGGAATACCACCTGCATTGCCAGAAAAACGATCTAAACGGAGAAGAGAACGTCAACCGTCGCAATACGACAATGTACCTGAAAATGAACATTTGTCTACTTGCAGTTTGCACACCAGTAACGGCGACAGTTCGGATACCAATAAACCACCACCTCTTCcgctgaaaaaaaaacata TGTTCCAATCAGTGGCATATTCTG TTATGGCATACATGGAGATGTTTGGAAATTGCTCTCACAGCAACAACGACTTCATTTCTGGCCTTGGAACTCGTCATTCTGTAGCAGCTTACAATTCCATGCAAGCAGAATGGCAGCAACATGAAATGGCACTCACTACGACTCAATCTTGTTCTTTTATGGCTCATACGGTAACTAACTTGCATGACACCACAAG cGTTTCTATATCTATGACTCCAAGCATTAcggaaataacaaataattctaGTCTTCCTCCGGCTTTACCACCAAAGAGATCACGATCTATCAAATCAAATGCTACACCTTCGATAGTTTCACCAAAGCCTACGATTAGTATGCAAAGCATACATACATCTGATTCAATTTTATCATCGACTCCTGTCAAAATTGATGAGCCGCCGTCATATAATGATGCTtttcttgataaaaaagatgttGTATCGTCAACTCCAGTGAAATTG aatatcaCCGGTACTGCATTAGACATAGCATTACCAACTTCCAGACCTGCAAGTAATGCTCTTTCTTCTGTATCCATTAGCGATAACACTTTGGAATTAAGGGATATAGATCAGGATGATAATATATTGGAAGAATTAGATATCAGTAAATATttagtttttaaaaaatctgaTGAAGAAGGACCCGATATACGTGGTGGACATCCTGATGCATTATTAATTCATGCTACCAAAGCAAATAAGCatg ACGAAAAGGAATCAG ACTTTTTATATCAGGAAGCTTTTCTGACAACATACAGAACATTTATGCAACCGCttgaattaattcaaaaattacATAAACGACATCAACGTTTTTCCTGTTCTCCAGATGTTACGAAGCAACGAGCAGCTCGAGAAGCTTTCTCCCTATTAGTTAGAGTAGTCAGTGATTTAAC TATGTCAGATCTTGACGATACCTTATTACAAACTTTAATGGAATTCGTACAGCAATTAGTATGCAGTGGTGATTTAACAATGGCTAAAGCTTTACGAgtgaaaatattagaaaagcaTGCCGCTAAGCAATTACAATACGCACAACcaattttatcttctctcaGTGTAACGACGAAACAAGCATCACTTCTAGATTTTAAAAGCGAACAAATCGCAGAACAAATGACTCTATTAGACGcagatttatttatgaaaattgaaattccTGAGGTATTAATTTGGGCTCAGGAacaaaatgaagagagaagtCCAAATCTTACAAGATTCACagaacattttaataaaatgtcatATTGGGCTAGATCCAGGATATTAGAGCATAGATTGGAGAACGAAGCtaaggatagagaaaaatatgttgtcaagttcattaaaataatgaaacatcttagaaaaataaataattttaatagttatCTTGCCTTGCTTTCTGCATTAGACAGTGCACCAATTAGAAGACTTGAATGGCAGAAGCATATTACGGAAGGTTTGAAGGAATATTGTGCTCTTATCGATAGTTCAAGCAGTTTTCGAGCATATAGGCAAGCTTTAGCAGAAACTCAACCACCATGCATCCCATATAT TGGGCTTGTGTTACAAGACCTTACATTTGTGCATATTGGGAACAGTGATTTGTTACCGGACGGTACtatcaatttttctaaaagatggcaacaatttaatattgttgAAAATATGAAGAGATTCAAAAAAGG tACATACTCCTTCAAGAAACACGATCGTATTATTACGTTCTTCAACAACTTCAGTGATTTCCTCTGTGAGGAAGCAATGTGGCAAATTTCTGAAAGTATTAAGCCACGTGGTGGAAAGAAAGTTCAATCGCAAAACTAG